In Zingiber officinale cultivar Zhangliang chromosome 6A, Zo_v1.1, whole genome shotgun sequence, a single genomic region encodes these proteins:
- the LOC121997053 gene encoding zinc finger CCCH domain-containing protein 55-like isoform X2, translating into MTENGRRRISKWDVITEPNSPGEIAQNSDFLKTEDISKKSESQTGLRSISHDDKQFPTRPNMKSDDTFRRDISQEDENKRPSEGFSHKNEPLNWVDMEQDEAKYPFNKPDYERLTVKEMEISRVMGDQDLTSNQKHSSVMSAGFTEWRRHSHNISPRVGRTRSGRSRSRSWSRSRSRSRSWSRGRSRSRSRSNSHNRSRSPFYHRGGSERSSGRGIRLGGQAPTCRDFAVGHCRRGSQCRFLHDNGGRGEFERYKTHSREINLERGSYPGERDEIDCSRNKPLHRQRSHYDRERERPELHGDSRSTELCFDFTKGRCHRGSSCRYLHHEASSHGGWSVKDETRDDNYNRRGTDASSERTEPHRVNDAPCKFFAEGRCRRGHTCKFSHQADIVEAKLHARRWDYDQDTGDSLSKAASNFGNPKIDMDSSSHWDHGNDGGGSVACQSIEGENSKQKHQHEQPHVGSPTLHQEVDLKPDSQIQIHGVSGKHEQAKNIDMKQNPGSNEMLPKEGGSIISDWGAGKADINSVTSVIGQSFAQSRPSKFIAPQQMHPQTFAPGTQNPKVAPLSMNEQIHQVYPVPLDGQSQFVVPLTPSDAQHLNLTMHGQSGLSLPHPIKNQHIAPHNTQSQQNLNLSAQTTQFLLSPMIGKSLHNVQPSVHIHANNLPLNGLSTANIGFPGQSLQNPALPLTVHTQENPHMFATPKQNPSMESPSGNIFKSDNDQTSSQKIPGKAGASEMEQSPISPAQVISNKVVTSEQAARITDLSASLARFFGNAPLNVSTFGMPLSQHSSSSSAVLPATAVVAPPIQPIQDGAISDPLGKIKNNDTKPIELGDPTKGNGTGMREQGKNEDKAHLEDGDAGGDGDNRQSKDAKGNKMFKFALVEFVKDLLKPAWKEGQLNREAHKTIVKKVVDKVTGSVQSPNIPQTQEKIDIYLAHSKPKLSKLVQAYVEKYVKN; encoded by the exons ATGACTGAGAACGGAAGACGACGGATTTCCAAATGGGATGTGATAACTGAACCTAACTCTCCAGGTGAAATTGCACAAAATAGTGACTTTTTAAAAACGGAAGATATTTCTAAGAAATCGGAATCACAAACGGGTCTGAGATCTATAAGTCATGATGACAAACAATTTCCTACACGACCTAATATGAAAAGCGATGATACTTTTAGAAGAGATATTTCCCAGGAAGATGAGAATAAGAGACCATCTGAAGGTTTTTCTCACAAGAATGAACCTCTGAATTGGGTTGACATGGAACAAGATGAAGCAAAATACCCATTTAATAAACCAGATTATGAAAGGCTAACAGTAAAAGAAATGGAAATCAGTAGAGTGATGGGCGACCAGGATTTAACTTCCAATCAGAAACATAGTTCAGTCATGTCTGCTGGTTTCACTGAATGGAGGCGTCATAGTCATAATATCTCTCCTAGGGTTGGGAGGACTAGGTCAGGCAG AAGCAGGAGCAGGAGTTGGAGCAGGAGCAGGAGCAGGAGCAGGAGTTGGAGCAGGGGCAGAAGCCGTAGCAGGAGTCGAAGTAACAGTCACAACCGCAGTCGTAGCCCTTTTTACCATAGGGGTGGGTCCGAAAGATCATCTGGTAGAGGAATTAGACTGGGAGGGCAGGCTCCAACTTGTAGAGATTTTGCAGTTGGTCATTGTAGGAGAGGCAGCCAATGCAGGTTCCTTCATGATAATGGTGGTCGTGGGGAGTTTGAGAGGTATAAAACTCATTCAAGAGAAATTAATCTTGAAAGGGGAAGTTATCCTGGAGAGAGGGATGAAATTGATTGCTCACGAAATAAACCCTTACATAGGCAAAGGAGTCACTATGACAGAGAGAGGGAGAGACCTGAGTTACATGGAGATAGCAGGTCCACCGAGCTGTGTTTTGATTTTACTAAAGGCAGATGCCACAGAGGTTCATCATGCCGTTATCTTCATCATGAGGCTTCTTCTCATGGTGGATGGAGTGTGAAGGATGAAACCAGAGATGATAACTATAATAGAAGGGGTACAGATGCATCTAGCGAGAGGACTGAACCTCACAGGGTGAATGATGCGCCATGCAAGTTTTTTGCTGAGGGGCGTTGTCGCCGTGGCCACACATGCAAGTTTTCACATCAGGCTGATATTGTAGAAGCCAAGCTGCATGCTAGAAGATGGGATTATGACCAAGATACTGGTGATAGTTTATCAAAAGCTGCGTCAAACTTTGGCAATCCAAAAATTGACATGGATTCAAGCTCTCATTGGGATCATGGTAATGATGGTGGTGGTTCTGTTGCCTGTCAATCTATAGAGGGGGAAAATTCTAAACAAAAGCATCAGCATGAGCAACCACATGTAGGCTCTCCAACCTTACATCAGGAAGTTGATCTAAAACCTGATTCTCAAATACAGATTCACGGAGTCTCTGGGAAGCATGAGCAGGCCAAAAATATTGATATGAAACAGAATCCTGGCAGCAATGAGATGTTACCCAAGGAAGGTGGGAGTATAATCTCTGACTGGGGTGCAGGAAAAGCAGATATTAATTCTGTGACTTCAGTTATCGGACAGAGTTTTGCTCAGAGTAGACCAAGTAAATTCATAGCTCCTCAGCAAATGCATCCACAAACCTTTGCCCCTGGTACCCAGAATCCTAAGGTTGCTCCACTGTCCATGAATGAGCAAATACACCAAGTTTATCCAGTGCCCCTAGATGGGCAAAGTCAGTTTGTTGTTCCACTGACTCCTTCAGATGCACAACATTTAAATCTTACCATGCACGGTCAGTCTGGACTATCTCTGCCACATCCCATAAAGAACCAGCATATTGCTCCTCATAACACACAAAGCCAACAAAACTTAAATCTGAGTGCGCAAACTACTCAGTTCCTTCTATCGCCTATGATTGGGAAAAGCCTGCACAATGTGCAACCCAGTGTTCATATTCATGCAAATAATTTGCCTCTTAATGGACTGAGCACTGCCAACATTGGTTTTCCTGGCCAGAGTCTCCAGAATCCTGCTCTACCGCTGACTGTCCATACTCAAGAGAATCCCCACATGTTTGCTACACCAAAGCAAAATCCTTCCATGGAGTCTCCATCAGGCAACATCTTTAAATCAGATAATGATCAGACAAGCTCACAAAAGATACCTGGGAAAGCAGGTGCATCTGAAATGGAACAATCTCCAATTAGTCCTGCTCAAGTCATCTCTAACAAAGTAGTAACTAGTGAGCAGGCAGCACGGATTACTGACCTTTCAGCATCTTTAGCACGTTTCTTTGGAAATGCTCCTCTAAATGTCAGTACCTTCGGAATGCCACTGTCACAACATTCAAGCTCAAGCTCTGCTGTGCTCCCTGCAACAGCTGTAGTAGCACCACCTATTCAACCCATACAAGATGGTGCCATTTCTG ACCCTCTTGGTAAGATCAAAAACAATGATACCAAGCCGATTGAGCTGGGTGATCCTACAAAAGGAAATGGAACGGGAATGAGAGAACAGGGGAAGAACGAGGATAAAGCTCATTTGGAGGATGGAGATGCTGGTGGTGATGGAGATAACAGACAAAGCAAGGACGCAAAAGGAAATAAGATGTTTAAATTTGCTCTTGTGGAGTTTGTGAAGGATCTATTGAAGCCTGCATGGAAGGAAGGCCAATTGAACAGAGAAGCTCACAAGACGATAGTTAAGAAAGTAGTAGATAAAGTGACTGGTTCAGTGCAAAGCCCTAATATACCTCAGACACAGGAGAAAATTGATATTTATTTGGCTCACTCGAAACCTAAACTCAGCAAACTGGTGCAG GCTTATGTAGAGAAGTATGTGAAAAACTAA
- the LOC121997053 gene encoding zinc finger CCCH domain-containing protein 55-like isoform X1, giving the protein MTENGRRRISKWDVITEPNSPGEIAQNSDFLKTEDISKKSESQTGLRSISHDDKQFPTRPNMKSDDTFRRDISQEDENKRPSEGFSHKNEPLNWVDMEQDEAKYPFNKPDYERLTVKEMEISRVMGDQDLTSNQKHSSVMSAGFTEWRRHSHNISPRVGRTRSGRSRSRSWSRSRSRSRSWSRGRSRSRSRSNSHNRSRSPFYHRGGSERSSGRGIRLGGQAPTCRDFAVGHCRRGSQCRFLHDNGGRGEFERYKTHSREINLERGSYPGERDEIDCSRNKPLHRQRSHYDRERERPELHGDSRSTELCFDFTKGRCHRGSSCRYLHHEASSHGGWSVKDETRDDNYNRRGTDASSERTEPHRVNDAPCKFFAEGRCRRGHTCKFSHQADIVEAKLHARRWDYDQDTGDSLSKAASNFGNPKIDMDSSSHWDHGNDGGGSVACQSIEGENSKQKHQHEQPHVGSPTLHQEVDLKPDSQIQIHGVSGKHEQAKNIDMKQNPGSNEMLPKEGGSIISDWGAGKADINSVTSVIGQSFAQSRPSKFIAPQQMHPQTFAPGTQNPKVAPLSMNEQIHQVYPVPLDGQSQFVVPLTPSDAQHLNLTMHGQSGLSLPHPIKNQHIAPHNTQSQQNLNLSAQTTQFLLSPMIGKSLHNVQPSVHIHANNLPLNGLSTANIGFPGQSLQNPALPLTVHTQENPHMFATPKQNPSMESPSGNIFKSDNDQTSSQKIPGKAGASEMEQSPISPAQVISNKVVTSEQAARITDLSASLARFFGNAPLNVSTFGMPLSQHSSSSSAVLPATAVVAPPIQPIQDGAISGNLVPAKLEITNLVDPKMESHVSGTDPLGKIKNNDTKPIELGDPTKGNGTGMREQGKNEDKAHLEDGDAGGDGDNRQSKDAKGNKMFKFALVEFVKDLLKPAWKEGQLNREAHKTIVKKVVDKVTGSVQSPNIPQTQEKIDIYLAHSKPKLSKLVQAYVEKYVKN; this is encoded by the exons ATGACTGAGAACGGAAGACGACGGATTTCCAAATGGGATGTGATAACTGAACCTAACTCTCCAGGTGAAATTGCACAAAATAGTGACTTTTTAAAAACGGAAGATATTTCTAAGAAATCGGAATCACAAACGGGTCTGAGATCTATAAGTCATGATGACAAACAATTTCCTACACGACCTAATATGAAAAGCGATGATACTTTTAGAAGAGATATTTCCCAGGAAGATGAGAATAAGAGACCATCTGAAGGTTTTTCTCACAAGAATGAACCTCTGAATTGGGTTGACATGGAACAAGATGAAGCAAAATACCCATTTAATAAACCAGATTATGAAAGGCTAACAGTAAAAGAAATGGAAATCAGTAGAGTGATGGGCGACCAGGATTTAACTTCCAATCAGAAACATAGTTCAGTCATGTCTGCTGGTTTCACTGAATGGAGGCGTCATAGTCATAATATCTCTCCTAGGGTTGGGAGGACTAGGTCAGGCAG AAGCAGGAGCAGGAGTTGGAGCAGGAGCAGGAGCAGGAGCAGGAGTTGGAGCAGGGGCAGAAGCCGTAGCAGGAGTCGAAGTAACAGTCACAACCGCAGTCGTAGCCCTTTTTACCATAGGGGTGGGTCCGAAAGATCATCTGGTAGAGGAATTAGACTGGGAGGGCAGGCTCCAACTTGTAGAGATTTTGCAGTTGGTCATTGTAGGAGAGGCAGCCAATGCAGGTTCCTTCATGATAATGGTGGTCGTGGGGAGTTTGAGAGGTATAAAACTCATTCAAGAGAAATTAATCTTGAAAGGGGAAGTTATCCTGGAGAGAGGGATGAAATTGATTGCTCACGAAATAAACCCTTACATAGGCAAAGGAGTCACTATGACAGAGAGAGGGAGAGACCTGAGTTACATGGAGATAGCAGGTCCACCGAGCTGTGTTTTGATTTTACTAAAGGCAGATGCCACAGAGGTTCATCATGCCGTTATCTTCATCATGAGGCTTCTTCTCATGGTGGATGGAGTGTGAAGGATGAAACCAGAGATGATAACTATAATAGAAGGGGTACAGATGCATCTAGCGAGAGGACTGAACCTCACAGGGTGAATGATGCGCCATGCAAGTTTTTTGCTGAGGGGCGTTGTCGCCGTGGCCACACATGCAAGTTTTCACATCAGGCTGATATTGTAGAAGCCAAGCTGCATGCTAGAAGATGGGATTATGACCAAGATACTGGTGATAGTTTATCAAAAGCTGCGTCAAACTTTGGCAATCCAAAAATTGACATGGATTCAAGCTCTCATTGGGATCATGGTAATGATGGTGGTGGTTCTGTTGCCTGTCAATCTATAGAGGGGGAAAATTCTAAACAAAAGCATCAGCATGAGCAACCACATGTAGGCTCTCCAACCTTACATCAGGAAGTTGATCTAAAACCTGATTCTCAAATACAGATTCACGGAGTCTCTGGGAAGCATGAGCAGGCCAAAAATATTGATATGAAACAGAATCCTGGCAGCAATGAGATGTTACCCAAGGAAGGTGGGAGTATAATCTCTGACTGGGGTGCAGGAAAAGCAGATATTAATTCTGTGACTTCAGTTATCGGACAGAGTTTTGCTCAGAGTAGACCAAGTAAATTCATAGCTCCTCAGCAAATGCATCCACAAACCTTTGCCCCTGGTACCCAGAATCCTAAGGTTGCTCCACTGTCCATGAATGAGCAAATACACCAAGTTTATCCAGTGCCCCTAGATGGGCAAAGTCAGTTTGTTGTTCCACTGACTCCTTCAGATGCACAACATTTAAATCTTACCATGCACGGTCAGTCTGGACTATCTCTGCCACATCCCATAAAGAACCAGCATATTGCTCCTCATAACACACAAAGCCAACAAAACTTAAATCTGAGTGCGCAAACTACTCAGTTCCTTCTATCGCCTATGATTGGGAAAAGCCTGCACAATGTGCAACCCAGTGTTCATATTCATGCAAATAATTTGCCTCTTAATGGACTGAGCACTGCCAACATTGGTTTTCCTGGCCAGAGTCTCCAGAATCCTGCTCTACCGCTGACTGTCCATACTCAAGAGAATCCCCACATGTTTGCTACACCAAAGCAAAATCCTTCCATGGAGTCTCCATCAGGCAACATCTTTAAATCAGATAATGATCAGACAAGCTCACAAAAGATACCTGGGAAAGCAGGTGCATCTGAAATGGAACAATCTCCAATTAGTCCTGCTCAAGTCATCTCTAACAAAGTAGTAACTAGTGAGCAGGCAGCACGGATTACTGACCTTTCAGCATCTTTAGCACGTTTCTTTGGAAATGCTCCTCTAAATGTCAGTACCTTCGGAATGCCACTGTCACAACATTCAAGCTCAAGCTCTGCTGTGCTCCCTGCAACAGCTGTAGTAGCACCACCTATTCAACCCATACAAGATGGTGCCATTTCTGGTAATTTAGTACCTGCTAAGCTTGAGATCACTAACCTTGTTGATCCTAAAATGGAAAGCCATGTGTCTGGTACAGACCCTCTTGGTAAGATCAAAAACAATGATACCAAGCCGATTGAGCTGGGTGATCCTACAAAAGGAAATGGAACGGGAATGAGAGAACAGGGGAAGAACGAGGATAAAGCTCATTTGGAGGATGGAGATGCTGGTGGTGATGGAGATAACAGACAAAGCAAGGACGCAAAAGGAAATAAGATGTTTAAATTTGCTCTTGTGGAGTTTGTGAAGGATCTATTGAAGCCTGCATGGAAGGAAGGCCAATTGAACAGAGAAGCTCACAAGACGATAGTTAAGAAAGTAGTAGATAAAGTGACTGGTTCAGTGCAAAGCCCTAATATACCTCAGACACAGGAGAAAATTGATATTTATTTGGCTCACTCGAAACCTAAACTCAGCAAACTGGTGCAG GCTTATGTAGAGAAGTATGTGAAAAACTAA